A window from Burkholderiales bacterium encodes these proteins:
- the cydA gene encoding cytochrome d ubiquinol oxidase subunit I, which produces MDVVDLSRLQFAITAMYHFLFVPLTLGLAWILVIMESVYVMTGKQVYKDMTQFWGKLFGINFVMGVTTGITLEFQFGTNWAYFSHYVGDIFGVPLAIEGLMAFFLEATFVGLFFFGWDRLTKVQHLMVTFLVALGSNLSALWILIANGWMNYPVGAEFNDQTMRMELTDLGALLFNPVAQVKFVHTVAAGYVTAAMFVLGVSSWYLLKGRDVGFALRSFAVAAGFGLASALSVIVLGDESGYTVGEVQKVKLAAIEAEWDTHDPPAAFTLFGFPDEEAERTDYAVRIPWVLGIIATRSVDEPVIGIKELKERAKRRIEIGMQAYGALQKLRSGDASETTRALFEATRGHLGYALLLKRYTPNVVDATPQMIAAAADDAIPRIAPLFWTFRLMVGLGFLFLFIFIFAFWYCARRTVQQRRWLLKLALWSIPLPWIAAEAGWFVAEYGRQPWTIAEVLPTFLSATPLEPRQVWFSLAGFVFFYTLLLVIELYLMFKYARLGPSSLHTGRYYWERQPQAGGA; this is translated from the coding sequence GTGGATGTCGTCGACCTCTCCCGGCTGCAGTTCGCCATCACTGCCATGTACCACTTCCTGTTCGTGCCCCTCACCCTGGGGCTCGCCTGGATCCTGGTGATCATGGAGTCGGTGTACGTGATGACCGGCAAGCAGGTGTACAAGGACATGACCCAGTTCTGGGGCAAGCTGTTCGGCATCAACTTCGTAATGGGGGTCACCACCGGCATCACCCTGGAGTTCCAGTTCGGCACCAACTGGGCGTATTTTTCCCACTACGTGGGCGACATTTTCGGGGTGCCGCTCGCCATCGAAGGGCTCATGGCTTTCTTCCTGGAGGCGACTTTCGTCGGGCTGTTCTTTTTCGGCTGGGACCGGCTCACCAAGGTCCAGCACCTCATGGTGACCTTCCTCGTCGCCCTGGGATCCAACCTCTCGGCGCTGTGGATCCTGATCGCCAACGGCTGGATGAACTACCCGGTGGGGGCCGAGTTCAACGACCAGACCATGCGCATGGAGCTCACGGACCTGGGGGCGCTCCTGTTTAACCCGGTCGCCCAGGTGAAGTTCGTCCATACGGTGGCCGCCGGCTACGTCACGGCGGCCATGTTCGTGCTGGGCGTGTCCTCCTGGTACCTGCTCAAAGGCCGCGACGTGGGCTTTGCGCTCCGCTCCTTCGCCGTGGCGGCCGGCTTCGGCCTGGCCTCCGCCCTTTCCGTCATCGTGCTGGGCGACGAGTCGGGCTACACCGTGGGGGAGGTACAGAAGGTGAAGCTCGCCGCCATCGAGGCCGAATGGGACACCCACGACCCCCCCGCGGCCTTCACCCTGTTCGGGTTCCCCGACGAGGAGGCCGAGCGCACCGACTACGCCGTGCGCATCCCCTGGGTGCTGGGGATCATCGCCACCCGTTCCGTGGACGAACCGGTGATCGGCATCAAGGAGCTCAAGGAGCGGGCGAAGAGGCGCATCGAGATCGGCATGCAGGCGTACGGCGCCCTCCAGAAGCTGCGCTCCGGGGACGCGAGCGAAACCACCCGGGCCCTGTTCGAAGCGACCCGCGGGCACCTGGGCTACGCGCTGCTCTTGAAGCGCTACACGCCCAACGTGGTGGACGCCACGCCCCAGATGATCGCAGCGGCGGCGGACGACGCCATCCCGCGGATCGCGCCCTTGTTCTGGACCTTCCGCCTCATGGTGGGCCTGGGATTCCTGTTCCTCTTCATCTTTATCTTCGCCTTCTGGTATTGCGCTCGGCGCACCGTGCAGCAGAGGCGCTGGCTGCTCAAGCTCGCTTTGTGGTCGATTCCGCTCCCCTGGATCGCCGCGGAGGCGGGCTGGTTCGTGGCCGAGTACGGCCGCCAGCCGTGGACCATCGCCGAGGTCCTGCCCACGTTTCTTTCCGCCACGCCGCTGGAGCCGAGGCAAGTCTGGTTCAGCCTGGCGGGGTTCGTGTTCTTCTACACGCTGCTGCTGGTGATCGAGCTGTACCTGATGTTCAAGTACGCGCGGCTCGGGCCATCGTCGCTGCACACGGGGCGGTACTACTGGGAACGCCAGCCCCAGGCAGGAGGGGCGTAA
- the cydB gene encoding cytochrome d ubiquinol oxidase subunit II: protein MIFDYETLKLIWWLFVAVLIIGFAVTDGFDLGIGTLLPFIGKDDYERRVVVNAIAPTWEGNQVWFITAGGALFAAWPLAYAAAFSGFYIALLLALYALFFRPVGFKYRSLIQDLRWRYAWDWALFAGAVVPAFIFGAAFGNLLQGVPFHFDRDLRVFYTGSFFAQLNPFGLFCGLLSVALLVMHGAHYLQIKTAGAIYERARRAGWIAAVLMMALFAAGGFWITYGVEGYRIVSMPPLDAVPNPTAKVVEKATGAWLDNYQRYPWTMLAPALGFAGAAMAMLFAAVNRSGIAFVASSASVTGVILTAGLSMFPFVMPSSSDPNSSLTAWDVTSSHKTLEIMFWAVVLFLPLIVAYTGWVYRVLGGKVTVEKIKSEEHTSY from the coding sequence ATGATCTTCGACTACGAGACGCTCAAGCTCATCTGGTGGCTGTTCGTCGCGGTGCTGATCATCGGCTTCGCGGTGACCGACGGCTTCGACCTGGGGATCGGCACATTGCTCCCCTTCATCGGCAAGGACGACTACGAGCGGCGCGTGGTGGTCAACGCCATCGCCCCCACCTGGGAGGGCAACCAGGTGTGGTTCATCACCGCGGGCGGAGCGCTTTTCGCCGCCTGGCCCCTGGCCTACGCCGCGGCGTTCTCTGGCTTTTACATCGCCCTGCTGCTCGCTCTCTACGCCCTGTTCTTCCGCCCGGTGGGCTTCAAGTACCGCAGCCTGATCCAGGACCTGCGCTGGCGCTACGCCTGGGACTGGGCGCTCTTTGCCGGCGCCGTGGTGCCGGCCTTCATCTTCGGGGCAGCCTTCGGCAACCTGCTCCAGGGGGTGCCGTTCCACTTCGACCGGGATCTGCGGGTGTTCTACACCGGCAGCTTTTTCGCCCAGCTCAACCCTTTCGGCCTGTTCTGCGGCCTCCTGAGCGTGGCCCTGCTGGTGATGCACGGGGCCCATTACCTGCAGATCAAGACCGCGGGTGCGATCTACGAACGAGCGCGCCGCGCCGGCTGGATCGCCGCCGTCCTCATGATGGCCTTGTTCGCGGCGGGCGGATTCTGGATCACCTACGGTGTCGAGGGCTACCGCATCGTGTCCATGCCGCCCCTCGACGCGGTGCCCAATCCGACCGCCAAGGTGGTGGAAAAGGCGACCGGCGCGTGGCTGGACAACTACCAGCGTTATCCGTGGACGATGCTGGCCCCCGCCCTCGGCTTCGCCGGCGCAGCGATGGCGATGCTGTTCGCCGCCGTGAACCGCTCCGGAATCGCCTTCGTCGCCTCCAGCGCTTCGGTCACCGGGGTGATCCTGACGGCCGGGCTTTCCATGTTCCCCTTCGTCATGCCTTCCTCGTCGGATCCCAACAGCAGCTTGACCGCCTGGGACGTGACCTCCAGCCACAAGACGCTGGAAATCATGTTCTGGGCCGTGGTGCTGTTCCTGCCCCTCATCGTCGCCTACACGGGCTGGGTATACCGGGTGCTGGGCGGCAAGGTCACGGTGGAAAAGATCAAGTCCGAGGAGCACACGTCCTACTGA
- a CDS encoding acriflavin resistance protein, with the protein MFLPEISVRRPVLATVMSLVIVLLGAISFLRLTVREYPNIDAPVVSVRTVYKGASAEVVESQITNPLEDALSGIEGIKTLKSVSREEVSSITIEFVTERDVDAAANDVRDRVARSRSLLPEAADDPVVAKVEADAQAIMWLRLSSDRHNPLEITDYADRYVADALKTIPGVASVIIGGERRYAMRIWLDRERLAAYGVTVQDVEDALRRQNVEVPAGRIESRNREFTVLSATDLQTPAQFNNLIIREVNNYPVRLKDVGRAELGAYDDRNIVRVDGREAVGLGIVKQSTANLLDVANGVKAMIPRLQQTLPDGMRLNVSFDRSVFVEASIDAVYRVLAEALVLVVLVIFFFLRSLRATLIPFVTIPVSLIGAFFVIWALGFSINVLTLLGIVLAVGLVVDDAIVVLENIHRHIEEGMNRLAAAFQGAREIAFAVVAMTITLAAVFAPLAFATGNTGRLFTEFALTVAAAVLVSGFVALTLTPMMCSKLLRHQARHGRLYNALEGFFHWLARAYRSSLERSLRHRGLVVAVFLGVSGIGAALFMQLRSELAPLEDRGIFIVVLTAPEGATLEYTDRYTRDLERILKEIPEVRSFFTVVAPGLEKPNPVNNALAFVNLHDWSARRRNQLDITDELTPRLMKELPGVLAFPINPPSLGQSFRSAPVQYVIQGTSWEELERAAERMMERAQQFPGLINVDTDLKLSKPQLAVEIDRDKAAAVGVEIETIGRTLETLLGGRDVTRFKRQGEQYDVVVKLEDKDRVEPSDLTQIYVRNRNGQLIQLSNLVTVKEGVAPRELNHFNRFRAATLSARLAPGYTLGQALDFLDQAAAEELGDRFTTDLDGQSREFRESGRQLYFVFVLALAFIYLVLAAQFESFRSPFVIMLTVPLAITGAVLAMYVQSLINPRYGTLNVYTQIGLVMLIGLITKNGILIVEFANQLRDRGREKLEAVIEAASLRLRPILMTSLATTFGAVPIALATGAGAESRQAIGWVIVGGVSVGTFFTLYVIPTMYTFIVGKREILTTEELEAQVAAARGGAEAPPAHAPAGRAEGG; encoded by the coding sequence ATGTTTCTTCCCGAAATATCGGTCCGCCGCCCGGTGCTCGCCACGGTGATGAGCCTCGTCATCGTGCTCCTCGGCGCGATTTCGTTCCTGCGGCTGACGGTGCGCGAGTATCCCAACATCGACGCCCCGGTGGTGTCGGTGCGCACCGTGTACAAGGGGGCGAGCGCCGAGGTGGTGGAGAGCCAGATCACCAATCCCCTGGAGGACGCCCTCTCGGGCATCGAGGGCATCAAGACCTTGAAGTCCGTCTCCCGGGAGGAAGTGAGCTCGATCACCATCGAGTTCGTGACCGAGCGGGATGTGGACGCGGCGGCCAACGACGTGCGCGACCGGGTGGCCCGCAGCCGGAGTCTCCTGCCCGAGGCCGCCGACGACCCGGTGGTGGCCAAGGTGGAGGCGGACGCCCAGGCCATCATGTGGCTGCGGCTCTCCAGCGACCGCCACAATCCCCTGGAGATCACCGATTACGCCGACCGCTACGTGGCCGACGCGTTGAAGACCATCCCCGGCGTCGCCAGCGTGATCATCGGCGGCGAGCGGCGCTACGCCATGCGCATCTGGCTCGACCGGGAACGGCTCGCCGCCTACGGCGTCACCGTGCAGGACGTGGAAGACGCCCTGCGGCGGCAGAACGTGGAGGTCCCCGCCGGGCGCATCGAGAGCCGCAACCGGGAATTCACGGTGCTCTCCGCCACCGACCTGCAGACCCCCGCACAGTTCAACAACCTGATCATCCGGGAGGTCAACAATTACCCGGTGCGGCTCAAGGACGTGGGACGGGCGGAGCTGGGGGCCTACGACGACCGCAACATCGTGCGGGTCGATGGCCGGGAGGCGGTGGGGCTGGGCATCGTCAAGCAGTCCACCGCCAACCTGCTGGACGTGGCCAACGGCGTGAAGGCCATGATCCCGCGCCTGCAGCAGACGCTTCCCGACGGGATGCGGCTCAACGTGTCCTTCGACCGCTCGGTGTTCGTGGAGGCCTCCATCGACGCGGTGTACAGGGTTCTCGCCGAGGCGCTGGTGCTGGTGGTGCTGGTCATCTTCTTCTTCCTGAGGAGCCTGCGGGCGACCCTGATCCCGTTCGTGACCATCCCCGTGTCCCTGATCGGCGCGTTCTTCGTCATCTGGGCGCTGGGCTTTTCCATCAACGTGCTGACGCTGCTCGGCATCGTGCTGGCGGTGGGCCTGGTAGTGGACGACGCCATCGTGGTGCTGGAGAACATCCACCGCCACATCGAGGAAGGGATGAACCGGCTCGCCGCCGCGTTCCAGGGGGCGAGGGAGATCGCCTTTGCGGTGGTGGCCATGACCATCACCTTGGCGGCGGTGTTCGCGCCGCTCGCCTTCGCCACGGGCAACACCGGGCGCCTGTTCACCGAGTTCGCCCTCACGGTGGCGGCGGCGGTGCTGGTGTCCGGATTCGTGGCGCTCACCCTGACCCCCATGATGTGCTCCAAGCTCCTGCGCCACCAGGCGCGGCACGGCCGGCTGTACAACGCCCTGGAGGGGTTCTTCCACTGGCTCGCCCGGGCCTACCGCTCCTCCCTGGAGAGGAGCCTGCGGCACCGGGGGCTGGTGGTGGCCGTCTTCCTCGGGGTCTCCGGCATCGGCGCGGCCCTGTTCATGCAGTTGCGCTCGGAGCTGGCGCCGCTGGAGGACCGGGGCATCTTCATCGTGGTGCTGACTGCGCCGGAAGGGGCGACGCTGGAGTACACGGACCGCTACACCCGGGATCTGGAGCGCATCCTCAAGGAGATTCCGGAGGTCCGTTCCTTCTTCACCGTGGTGGCACCGGGGCTGGAGAAGCCCAACCCGGTGAACAATGCCCTCGCCTTCGTGAACCTCCACGACTGGAGCGCACGGCGGCGCAACCAGTTGGACATCACCGACGAGCTGACCCCCCGTTTGATGAAGGAGCTGCCCGGGGTGCTGGCGTTTCCCATCAATCCGCCGTCCCTCGGCCAGAGCTTCCGCAGCGCGCCGGTGCAGTACGTGATCCAGGGCACCTCCTGGGAAGAGCTGGAGCGGGCGGCGGAGCGGATGATGGAGCGCGCCCAGCAATTCCCGGGCTTGATCAACGTGGACACGGACTTGAAGCTCAGCAAGCCCCAACTGGCCGTGGAGATCGACCGGGACAAGGCGGCGGCGGTGGGGGTGGAGATCGAAACCATCGGGCGCACCCTGGAGACGCTCCTCGGCGGCCGCGACGTTACCCGCTTCAAGCGCCAGGGCGAGCAGTACGACGTGGTGGTCAAGCTGGAGGACAAAGACCGGGTCGAGCCCTCCGACCTCACCCAGATCTACGTGCGCAACCGTAACGGCCAACTGATCCAGCTCTCCAACCTGGTGACGGTCAAGGAAGGGGTGGCGCCGCGGGAGCTCAACCACTTCAACCGCTTCCGTGCCGCCACCCTTTCGGCGCGGCTCGCGCCCGGCTACACCCTGGGCCAAGCCCTCGACTTTCTGGACCAGGCGGCGGCCGAGGAGCTGGGCGATCGCTTCACCACGGATCTGGACGGCCAGTCCCGGGAGTTCCGGGAGTCCGGAAGGCAGCTCTACTTCGTGTTCGTGCTGGCGCTGGCTTTCATCTACCTGGTGCTGGCGGCCCAGTTCGAAAGCTTCCGGAGCCCCTTCGTGATCATGCTCACCGTGCCGCTGGCCATCACCGGGGCGGTGCTCGCCATGTACGTGCAGTCGCTGATCAACCCGCGCTACGGCACGCTCAACGTCTATACCCAGATCGGGCTGGTGATGCTGATCGGCCTGATCACCAAGAACGGCATCCTGATCGTGGAATTCGCCAACCAGTTGCGGGACCGCGGGCGGGAGAAGCTGGAGGCGGTGATCGAGGCCGCGTCCCTGCGCCTGCGCCCCATCCTCATGACCAGCCTGGCCACCACGTTCGGCGCCGTCCCGATCGCGCTCGCCACCGGCGCCGGCGCGGAGTCTCGCCAGGCAATCGGCTGGGTCATCGTGGGAGGCGTGTCGGTGGGCACCTTCTTCACCCTGTACGTGATCCCCACCATGTACACCTTCATCGTCGGCAAGCGTGAGATCCTCACCACCGAGGAGCTGGAAGCCCAGGTGGCCGCCGCTCGCGGCGGAGCCGAAGCACCCCCGGCCCATGCGCCCGCCGGCCGGGCCGAGGGCGGCTAG
- a CDS encoding MexH family multidrug efflux RND transporter periplasmic adaptor subunit, giving the protein MKQAAKTALIAVLALGVLGGAGLWWRNSHPPPVAAKPASSGDQSPTPVTVRAVEVKRATLREEVGAVGTLLANESVIIRPEVDGRISEIHFSEGQSVKRGARLVSLDASEIEAQLAAVEAEVTLNRNRFKRAQELREKNFISAQALDEARENLNQSLARQAEIKARLDKMVIRAPFDGVVGLRQVSPGAYVNKGQDIARLEGIGTLKLDFRVPEVFLSRLRVGQEVAVAVDAYPNEQFKGRIYAIEPAVDEQTRTVLLRALIPNPGVRLKPGMFARVSLTLGTRENTLVVPEEAIMPRGQDFFVFKVVEGRAVLARVTLGLRQPGQVEILSGLASGELVVTDGHQRIRDGAPVALLGSASATAAKLGSG; this is encoded by the coding sequence TTGAAGCAGGCAGCAAAGACAGCGCTGATCGCAGTTCTCGCCCTGGGGGTGCTGGGGGGCGCGGGCCTATGGTGGCGCAATTCCCACCCCCCTCCCGTGGCGGCGAAACCCGCCTCTTCGGGCGATCAAAGCCCCACGCCGGTGACGGTGAGGGCGGTGGAAGTCAAGCGCGCCACCTTGCGGGAGGAGGTGGGCGCCGTGGGCACCCTTCTCGCCAACGAGTCGGTGATCATCCGGCCGGAGGTGGACGGCCGCATCAGCGAGATCCACTTCAGCGAAGGCCAGTCCGTGAAGCGGGGCGCCAGGCTGGTGTCCCTGGATGCGTCCGAAATCGAGGCCCAGCTCGCGGCGGTGGAAGCCGAGGTCACCCTTAACCGCAACCGCTTCAAGCGGGCCCAAGAGCTCAGGGAAAAGAACTTCATCAGCGCCCAGGCCCTGGACGAGGCGCGGGAAAACCTGAACCAGTCCCTGGCGCGCCAGGCCGAGATCAAGGCGCGCCTGGACAAGATGGTGATCCGCGCCCCCTTCGATGGTGTCGTGGGCTTGCGGCAGGTGAGCCCCGGTGCCTATGTGAACAAGGGGCAGGACATCGCCCGCCTGGAGGGCATCGGCACCCTCAAGCTCGATTTCCGCGTTCCGGAGGTGTTCCTGAGCCGCCTGCGGGTCGGCCAGGAGGTGGCGGTCGCCGTGGACGCCTATCCGAACGAGCAGTTCAAGGGGCGGATCTACGCCATCGAGCCGGCGGTGGACGAGCAGACCCGCACCGTACTGCTGCGTGCCCTAATTCCTAACCCGGGTGTGAGGCTCAAGCCAGGCATGTTTGCCCGGGTGAGCCTCACCCTCGGAACGCGGGAGAACACTCTGGTGGTCCCCGAAGAGGCCATCATGCCCCGGGGCCAGGACTTCTTCGTCTTCAAGGTGGTGGAGGGCCGCGCCGTGCTCGCCCGGGTGACCCTGGGCTTGCGCCAACCAGGGCAGGTAGAGATCTTGAGCGGGCTCGCCTCGGGCGAGCTGGTGGTGACCGACGGTCACCAGCGCATCCGGGACGGGGCTCCGGTCGCCCTCCTCGGGTCGGCGTCGGCGACGGCCGCGAAGCTCGGCAGCGGGTAG
- a CDS encoding transcriptional regulator: MRLTLEALHVLDAIDRKGSFAAAAGELHRVPSAITYTVQKLEEDLGVRLFDRSGHRAVLTEAGRELLEEGRRILRAADALEARVKRVATGWEAELRIAYDDILPVDPVLALIGEFYRAECGSRIRLQAEVLGGCWDALLTDRADLAIGAPGEGPPGGGYTVRPLGRVEFVFAVAPGHPLASAEEPLSSEQILQHRSVAAADSSRQLPARTTGLLSGQDVLTVHNLGTKARAQALNLGVGYLPRHVAEPYLADGRLIAKRTGEEKAPAPLFLAWRTAHRGKALAWFVERITGDASFRGRLKLLP; encoded by the coding sequence ATGCGTTTGACCCTCGAGGCGCTCCACGTCCTGGACGCCATCGACCGCAAGGGCAGCTTCGCGGCCGCCGCCGGAGAGCTCCACCGGGTGCCCTCCGCCATCACCTACACCGTGCAGAAGCTGGAAGAGGACCTGGGCGTTAGACTGTTCGACCGGAGCGGCCACCGGGCCGTTCTCACCGAGGCGGGGAGAGAACTGCTCGAGGAAGGCCGCCGGATTCTGCGGGCCGCCGACGCCCTGGAAGCCCGGGTCAAGCGGGTCGCCACCGGCTGGGAGGCGGAGCTGCGCATCGCCTACGACGACATCCTGCCGGTAGATCCCGTCCTGGCGCTGATCGGCGAGTTCTACCGGGCCGAGTGCGGCTCCCGCATCCGGCTCCAGGCCGAAGTGCTGGGGGGCTGCTGGGACGCCCTGCTCACCGACCGGGCCGACCTGGCGATCGGCGCCCCCGGCGAAGGTCCCCCGGGGGGCGGCTACACCGTCCGTCCCCTGGGCCGGGTGGAGTTCGTCTTCGCCGTGGCCCCGGGCCATCCCCTCGCCTCGGCGGAGGAACCCCTTTCGAGCGAGCAGATCCTGCAGCACCGGTCGGTGGCCGCCGCGGACAGCTCCCGCCAGTTGCCCGCGCGCACCACCGGCCTGCTCTCGGGCCAGGACGTGCTCACCGTCCACAACCTGGGCACCAAGGCCCGTGCCCAGGCGCTGAACCTGGGCGTGGGCTACCTGCCCCGGCACGTGGCGGAGCCCTACCTGGCCGACGGGCGGCTGATCGCGAAGCGGACCGGGGAAGAGAAGGCGCCGGCGCCCTTGTTCCTCGCCTGGCGCACGGCCCACCGGGGCAAGGCGCTCGCCTGGTTCGTCGAGCGGATCACCGGGGACGCCTCGTTCCGGGGGCGGCTGAAGCTTCTGCCTTAA
- the trxC gene encoding putative thioredoxin-2 encodes MAVVELTKDNFEEVVTQNDFVVIDFWAPWCGPCRGFAPIFEATAERHPGIVFGKVNTDEEQALAAHFGIRSIPTLMVFREQVILYAQPGALPASALESVIEQAKALDMDQVRREIEREQAADQD; translated from the coding sequence ATGGCCGTCGTGGAGCTGACCAAGGACAACTTCGAGGAAGTCGTCACCCAGAACGACTTCGTGGTGATCGACTTCTGGGCGCCCTGGTGCGGTCCCTGCCGGGGCTTCGCCCCCATATTCGAGGCGACCGCGGAGAGGCATCCGGGCATCGTCTTCGGCAAGGTGAACACGGACGAGGAGCAGGCCCTGGCGGCCCACTTCGGCATCCGCTCGATCCCCACCCTGATGGTGTTCCGCGAGCAGGTGATCCTCTACGCCCAGCCGGGGGCCCTGCCGGCCTCCGCCCTGGAGAGCGTGATCGAACAGGCCAAGGCCCTGGACATGGACCAGGTGCGCCGGGAGATCGAGCGGGAGCAGGCCGCGGACCAGGATTAA
- the adhP gene encoding NADPH:quinone oxidoreductase: MRQYQLQKQGEAYVPVITEQAKPVPGPGQVLVRVRACSLNYRDLIVAGGRFGDKTQGLVPLSDGAGEVEAVGEGVTRFEPGDRVAGCFFQDWIDGPFEMRYHASALGGDAPGMLAEYVALSEQGLVRFPEHLSFEEAACLPCAAVTAWQALVVRGGLEAGETVLALGTGGVSVFALQFAVALGARVIVTSSSDAKLERARGLGAWQTVNYKAVADWDKEVWRLTDKRGVDHVVEVGGPGTLEKSLASLAAGGHVALIGVLTGFGAPTGSLFPLVAKNARMNGIYVGSRAHFEAMNRFIAERRLTPVIDRVFPFEQAAEAYRYQQSRGHFGKIVVAVP; encoded by the coding sequence ATGAGACAGTATCAGCTCCAGAAGCAGGGCGAAGCCTACGTTCCGGTCATCACCGAGCAGGCGAAACCCGTCCCCGGTCCGGGGCAGGTCCTGGTGAGGGTGCGCGCCTGCTCCCTCAATTACCGGGACCTGATCGTGGCGGGAGGCCGCTTCGGCGACAAGACCCAGGGGCTCGTGCCCCTTTCCGACGGCGCGGGGGAAGTGGAGGCGGTGGGGGAAGGCGTCACCCGCTTCGAGCCCGGGGACCGGGTGGCGGGCTGTTTCTTCCAGGACTGGATCGACGGCCCCTTCGAGATGCGCTACCACGCTTCCGCCCTGGGCGGGGACGCGCCGGGGATGCTGGCCGAATACGTAGCGCTTTCCGAGCAGGGGCTGGTCCGGTTCCCCGAGCATCTATCCTTCGAGGAAGCGGCCTGCTTGCCGTGCGCGGCGGTGACCGCCTGGCAGGCCCTAGTGGTACGGGGCGGGCTCGAGGCGGGCGAGACGGTGCTCGCCCTCGGCACGGGGGGCGTATCCGTCTTCGCGCTGCAGTTCGCCGTCGCCCTGGGCGCGCGGGTGATCGTGACCTCGTCGAGCGACGCCAAGCTGGAGCGCGCCCGGGGACTCGGCGCGTGGCAGACCGTCAATTACAAGGCTGTAGCGGACTGGGACAAGGAAGTGTGGCGCCTGACCGATAAGCGGGGCGTGGACCACGTGGTGGAAGTGGGCGGCCCCGGCACCCTGGAAAAGTCCCTGGCGAGCCTGGCCGCCGGCGGCCACGTGGCCCTGATCGGGGTGCTGACGGGCTTCGGCGCGCCCACGGGCAGCCTCTTTCCCCTGGTGGCGAAGAACGCCCGCATGAACGGCATCTACGTGGGGTCCCGGGCCCATTTCGAGGCCATGAACCGGTTCATCGCCGAAAGGCGCTTGACGCCCGTGATCGACCGGGTGTTCCCGTTCGAGCAGGCCGCCGAAGCCTACCGCTACCAGCAAAGCCGCGGGCATTTCGGCAAGATCGTCGTGGCAGTCCCGTGA
- a CDS encoding NADH dehydrogenase (possible pseudo, frameshifted) produces MKLAPVVDDDGAELIPARALGYDLLVIAIGSHTNDFGTPGAAEYAISLDDARDAELFRRRLIRACLRANFQREPLSEEQLHVAIVGAGATGVELAAELHNSTRELVAYGFERIDPERDIRLALIEAAPRILPALPERLAKSAEKLLGDLGVRVLTGERVTEVTPKGVRTASGAFVPAELTVWAAGIKAPEVLARLDGLEVNRLNQLVVRQTLETTRDPDVFALGDCACCPWPGHEGCVPPRAQAAHQQASVLAKTLERRLQGKPALPFRYRDFGSLVSLGEYSTVGSLMGALVGGALWVEGMFARLMYRSLYTMHLYALHGFVKTFFDTLARLILRRIEPRVKLH; encoded by the coding sequence GTGAAGCTGGCCCCCGTAGTGGACGACGACGGGGCCGAGCTCATCCCCGCCCGCGCCCTCGGCTACGATTTGCTGGTGATCGCCATCGGCAGCCACACCAACGACTTCGGCACGCCGGGGGCCGCGGAGTACGCCATCAGCCTGGACGACGCCCGGGACGCCGAACTGTTCCGTCGGCGGCTCATCCGGGCCTGCCTGCGGGCCAATTTCCAGCGGGAGCCCCTTTCCGAGGAGCAGCTTCACGTGGCCATCGTGGGCGCGGGCGCCACCGGGGTGGAGCTGGCGGCGGAGCTGCACAACAGCACCCGGGAGCTGGTGGCCTATGGCTTCGAGCGCATCGACCCGGAGCGGGACATTCGCCTCGCCCTGATCGAGGCGGCTCCTCGCATCCTGCCGGCCCTTCCTGAGCGGCTGGCGAAATCGGCGGAAAAGCTGCTGGGCGACCTGGGCGTGCGGGTGCTCACCGGCGAGCGGGTGACGGAAGTAACTCCGAAGGGCGTGCGCACCGCGAGCGGCGCCTTCGTGCCCGCCGAGCTCACGGTGTGGGCCGCCGGCATTAAGGCGCCCGAAGTCCTGGCCCGCCTGGACGGGCTGGAAGTGAATCGGCTCAACCAGCTCGTGGTGCGGCAGACGCTGGAAACCACCCGGGACCCGGACGTCTTCGCCCTGGGCGATTGCGCCTGCTGTCCCTGGCCGGGACACGAAGGCTGCGTTCCGCCCCGGGCCCAGGCCGCCCACCAGCAAGCCTCGGTGCTCGCCAAGACCCTGGAGCGGCGGCTCCAGGGAAAGCCTGCGCTCCCTTTCCGCTACCGGGACTTCGGTTCCCTCGTCTCCCTGGGAGAATACAGCACCGTGGGCAGCCTCATGGGCGCCCTGGTGGGAGGCGCCCTCTGGGTGGAAGGCATGTTTGCGCGCCTGATGTACCGTTCCCTGTACACCATGCACCTCTATGCACTGCATGGATTCGTGAAGACTTTTTTCGATACCCTGGCGCGGCTCATCCTCAGACGCATCGAGCCGCGGGTGAAGCTGCATTGA